A part of Bacillota bacterium genomic DNA contains:
- a CDS encoding pilus assembly protein TadG-related protein: protein MTAGADPRLPPANARAVAARPSATRTAATRGSVVVMIVLFLPIFLLLLGLVIDIGVLFVQRQGAYSAADMAVLAGAREIDLDRLARGERYLNPAEAESATRTYFASNLAASLGSEASEATATVRVFNPPPGSPARDPVTGRLLADPTVCLSAVVPARLYFLAFITTSAPLRIHADASLLERKR, encoded by the coding sequence ATGACGGCGGGCGCAGACCCCCGGTTGCCCCCGGCCAACGCGAGGGCTGTCGCCGCGCGGCCTTCGGCCACCCGGACCGCCGCCACGCGCGGCTCGGTGGTGGTCATGATCGTCCTTTTCCTGCCAATCTTCCTGCTCCTCCTCGGACTGGTCATCGACATCGGCGTCCTCTTCGTCCAAAGGCAGGGTGCCTATTCGGCGGCGGACATGGCCGTCCTGGCCGGGGCCCGCGAGATCGATCTCGACCGGCTGGCCAGGGGCGAGCGCTATCTCAACCCAGCCGAGGCCGAGTCCGCCACCCGCACCTATTTTGCCTCGAATCTGGCCGCCAGCCTGGGCTCAGAGGCGAGTGAGGCGACGGCCACCGTCAGGGTTTTCAACCCGCCGCCGGGCAGTCCAGCCCGTGACCCGGTCACCGGCCGACTCTTGGCCGACCCGACCGTCTGCCTCTCGGCCGTGGTCCCCGCGCGCCTCTATTTCCTCGCCTTCATCACCACGAGCGCGCCGCTTCGTATTCACGCTGACGCCAGCCTGCTGGAGAGGAAGCGGTAA
- a CDS encoding TadE/TadG family type IV pilus assembly protein yields the protein MGHHGSGSEPSPTRPSTAGSAMVEFVIVVSLLVTILFAMVDFGLMLNAKLVLAAAAREGARRAAIEGGATTVVYDRIRQQLSLGQIDPELAEITISPRTATYGTAITVRLAYGYRPSFPILRGVMGERVPLEAVTIARSEKIR from the coding sequence GTGGGGCATCACGGGTCTGGGTCCGAGCCGAGCCCGACCCGCCCGTCCACGGCCGGGTCGGCCATGGTCGAGTTCGTCATCGTCGTCTCCCTGCTGGTGACCATCCTCTTCGCCATGGTCGATTTCGGCCTGATGCTCAACGCCAAGCTGGTCCTGGCGGCGGCGGCCAGGGAGGGGGCGAGACGGGCGGCCATCGAGGGCGGGGCGACGACGGTCGTTTATGACCGCATCCGCCAGCAACTGTCCCTTGGTCAGATTGACCCTGAACTGGCCGAAATCACCATCAGCCCGCGGACGGCGACCTACGGTACGGCCATCACCGTTCGACTGGCCTATGGCTACCGCCCGTCCTTTCCCATCCTCCGCGGGGTGATGGGGGAGAGGGTGCCGCTCGAAGCGGTGACCATCGCCCGCAGCGAGAAGATCAGATGA
- a CDS encoding Flp family type IVb pilin translates to MMRHRLMRPKSGMGMKASLEKAARRAWRWLAGPEGASSTEYALLLALVVVILIGTLTALGQALQDKLELIIEKIRASA, encoded by the coding sequence ATGATGAGACATCGGCTGATGAGACCGAAGTCCGGAATGGGGATGAAAGCGTCATTGGAGAAGGCGGCCCGCCGTGCTTGGCGGTGGCTGGCCGGGCCGGAAGGGGCGAGTAGCACGGAATATGCGCTTTTGCTGGCTCTCGTCGTAGTAATCCTGATCGGCACCCTGACCGCCCTGGGCCAAGCCCTCCAGGACAAGCTCGAGCTGATCATCGAGAAGATCCGGGCCAGCGCCTAA
- a CDS encoding type II secretion system F family protein: MVLSLLPAAVAAALWGLCALALVLGTGAKARSRALDRLGLAGSPSTHLSPGDRAGGLAGKKTRPLPPVPPSRVLVAAGGGLAAGAASFVLTGGLPVAAVLVGATIGWLLPGWLDKRRLVARQRRLMSDMPTVLDLLAIATASGLPLARALEMVSARHDGPFSLELRRALDEAAAGVRLARALKNLAERTGLKAARGFATAVEQATVLGAPVAQVLRLQAGAVRVQRRRQVEMLIAGLPLKLSLCTVFFFLPAIFIFVVLPNLLAFIHGKW; encoded by the coding sequence ATGGTCCTCAGCCTCCTACCGGCAGCCGTGGCGGCTGCCCTGTGGGGCCTGTGCGCGCTGGCCCTAGTCTTGGGGACCGGGGCCAAGGCCCGGAGTCGCGCCCTGGACCGTTTGGGATTGGCCGGCTCGCCATCGACTCACCTTTCCCCAGGGGACCGAGCAGGCGGCCTGGCCGGCAAGAAGACCCGCCCGCTACCACCTGTCCCACCGAGCCGGGTCCTTGTCGCCGCCGGCGGGGGGCTGGCTGCCGGAGCCGCTTCCTTCGTCCTGACCGGCGGCCTGCCCGTGGCGGCGGTCCTCGTCGGGGCAACCATCGGGTGGCTACTGCCCGGGTGGCTGGACAAGCGACGACTCGTCGCCCGACAAAGGAGACTGATGAGCGACATGCCCACGGTCCTCGACCTGCTGGCCATCGCCACGGCCAGCGGGTTGCCCCTGGCCAGAGCCTTGGAGATGGTCAGCGCCAGGCACGACGGGCCTTTCAGCCTCGAGTTGAGACGGGCCCTGGACGAAGCGGCGGCTGGGGTGAGGTTGGCCAGAGCCCTGAAGAACCTGGCCGAGCGAACCGGCCTCAAGGCGGCCAGAGGCTTTGCGACGGCGGTGGAGCAGGCGACCGTCCTCGGGGCGCCGGTGGCCCAGGTCCTCCGCCTCCAGGCGGGGGCGGTCAGGGTTCAAAGACGCCGACAGGTGGAGATGCTCATTGCCGGCCTACCTTTGAAACTGAGTCTCTGCACCGTGTTCTTCTTCCTGCCGGCCATCTTCATCTTCGTCGTCCTGCCCAATCTCTTGGCCTTCATCCACGGAAAGTGGTGA